In Deinococcus sp. QL22, the following are encoded in one genomic region:
- a CDS encoding ImmA/IrrE family metallo-endopeptidase — protein sequence MDDVLHDLFMYHVARHAEAEFTPEMPELARRLGMHYRVGPDSLATPERVVYVRADASAPQRRSEAAHEISHLLTAEAQSGDPSYEDIIRWYHASVPDMQAHLEVLADHGADRLLMPEALVQAILGHCGYSGRAVWELARFADVPTEDALRRLVYFDDSVRIGGFISHGGFIQSAFSKRWRLPFWVGDRVPEPHLLLDEGVSLFAVPHKTRQFIGVTTVGEFDAA from the coding sequence ATGGATGACGTGCTGCACGATCTGTTCATGTATCACGTCGCTCGCCATGCCGAGGCAGAATTTACCCCAGAGATGCCCGAACTTGCCCGCCGATTGGGGATGCACTACCGGGTCGGCCCCGACAGTTTGGCGACGCCCGAACGGGTGGTCTATGTGCGGGCCGACGCCTCTGCGCCCCAGCGCCGGAGCGAGGCGGCCCATGAAATCAGTCACTTGCTGACGGCAGAAGCCCAGTCCGGCGACCCCAGCTACGAAGACATTATTCGCTGGTATCACGCGAGTGTGCCCGATATGCAGGCGCACTTGGAGGTCTTGGCCGATCATGGAGCAGACCGCCTGCTGATGCCCGAAGCCTTGGTGCAGGCCATCTTGGGACACTGCGGCTATTCCGGGCGGGCGGTGTGGGAACTGGCCCGCTTTGCCGATGTCCCCACCGAAGACGCTCTTCGCCGCCTCGTGTATTTCGATGATTCGGTGCGAATCGGCGGCTTCATTTCGCACGGAGGCTTTATCCAGTCTGCTTTCTCCAAGCGTTGGCGGCTGCCGTTTTGGGTAGGCGACCGCGTGCCAGAGCCTCATTTGCTCTTAGATGAAGGTGTGTCGCTGTTTGCCGTGCCCCATAAAACCCGCCAGTTTATCGGGGTGACGACGGTAGGCGAATTTGACGCTGCCTGA
- a CDS encoding response regulator, whose amino-acid sequence MRPLQVLLVDDNPAARGLAEEAFSLSGQPCEVTMMESGDDALAALMDKDGIRPDVVLLDINMPGMDGFAVLEAMKAQPHLRPIPVVMLSGSSAPQDIRKAYTLHANAYLVKSVEFQAFLTQIEDFVVFWTQARLTTRPNDSAY is encoded by the coding sequence ATGCGCCCTCTCCAAGTTTTATTGGTCGATGACAATCCGGCGGCACGTGGGCTGGCCGAGGAAGCCTTTTCGTTGTCCGGGCAACCCTGCGAAGTCACGATGATGGAAAGCGGTGACGACGCGCTGGCCGCCCTGATGGATAAAGACGGAATTCGGCCAGATGTCGTGCTGCTGGATATTAATATGCCCGGTATGGACGGGTTCGCCGTGCTGGAAGCGATGAAGGCGCAACCACATCTTCGTCCGATTCCAGTGGTCATGCTGAGCGGTTCCTCTGCGCCCCAGGATATTCGCAAGGCTTATACGCTCCATGCCAACGCCTATCTGGTCAAGTCAGTAGAGTTCCAAGCCTTCCTGACCCAGATTGAAGATTTTGTGGTGTTCTGGACACAGGCCCGCCTGACGACCCGGCCCAACGACTCGGCGTATTAG
- a CDS encoding cation diffusion facilitator family transporter, giving the protein MTSGPLPLPPAPPTSLIRIAAFSVVVALVVLGLKFVAYLLTGSVALYSDALESVINVVAAGGALLALWVAARPADANHPYGHTKAEYLSAVAEGVLIVLAAVSILRVAIPDLTSPKVVDAPFLGLGVNLVASIINALWAGVLIRVGRSARSPALLADGRHVFSDVITSVGVLTGVLLAKFTGWHVLDPALAILVALNILWSGWNLMRESVGGLMDAGVNPMTERRIRTVISEQAEGALEIHDLRTRHAGRTTFVEFHLVVASDMTVSDAHAICDRLEDAIRAEMEGAHVTIHVEPQDKAKHHGVLVL; this is encoded by the coding sequence ATGACCTCTGGCCCACTTCCTCTGCCGCCCGCGCCCCCCACGTCCCTGATCCGCATCGCGGCCTTCAGCGTGGTGGTGGCGCTGGTGGTGTTGGGCCTGAAATTCGTGGCCTACTTGCTGACGGGCAGTGTGGCGCTGTATTCCGACGCGCTGGAAAGCGTCATCAACGTGGTCGCAGCGGGCGGAGCGCTGCTCGCGCTATGGGTGGCGGCACGTCCAGCCGATGCCAATCATCCTTATGGGCACACCAAAGCTGAATACCTGAGCGCGGTGGCGGAGGGCGTGCTGATCGTGCTGGCAGCAGTCAGCATCCTGCGGGTCGCCATTCCAGACCTGACGAGCCCCAAAGTGGTGGACGCGCCGTTTCTGGGCCTGGGTGTAAATCTGGTCGCCAGCATCATCAATGCCCTGTGGGCGGGCGTCCTCATTCGTGTCGGACGTTCTGCCCGCAGCCCGGCGCTGCTGGCCGATGGACGGCACGTGTTCAGCGATGTGATCACCAGCGTCGGCGTGCTGACCGGCGTACTGCTGGCAAAGTTCACGGGCTGGCACGTGCTTGACCCGGCACTGGCGATTCTGGTGGCCCTCAACATCCTCTGGAGCGGCTGGAACCTGATGCGCGAAAGCGTGGGCGGCCTGATGGACGCGGGCGTGAATCCTATGACCGAACGCCGGATTCGCACCGTCATCAGTGAGCAGGCCGAAGGCGCACTGGAAATCCATGACCTCCGCACCCGGCACGCGGGCCGCACCACCTTCGTCGAGTTTCATCTGGTGGTCGCCAGCGATATGACCGTTAGCGACGCACACGCCATCTGTGACCGCTTGGAAGACGCGATTCGGGCCGAGATGGAAGGCGCACACGTGACCATTCATGTGGAGCCGCAGGACAAAGCCAAGCATCACGGCGTATTGGTGCTGTGA
- a CDS encoding methylmalonyl-CoA mutase family protein — protein MTQPPNARRSTKNEWLQSVYQPAVAKHPERKYNHKNLSDMEPDPIYTEDDLHDWDSQRDLGYPGEFPYTRGVQSSVYRGKLWTMRMFAGFGSAEQTNERFRALLRAGQTGLSTAFDLPTLMGYDSDHPFSKGEVGKCGVAVASLADMEILFQGIDPEQVTTSMTINSPANAIWAMYIANAQKQGKDLTKIGGTIQNDILKEFIAQKEFIYPPSPSVKLVIDTFEWGPKVVPRWNFISVSGYHIREAGATGVQELAFTLADGFHYVEKALERGLDIDEFAPRISFFWDIHNDFFEEIAKLRAARRIWARQMRDRYGAKNPKSWMLRTHSQTAGVSLPAQQPLNNIARVAIQALAAVLGGTQSLHTDAFDEALALPTEEAATIALRTQQIIAYETGVAGVVDPLAGSYYVEKLTNDIEAAALGYIEQIRAMGGVEVGIDNGFFQLEMAEAAYRYQREVEKKSRIIVGVNDFVQDAVQVPLQLIDPEVERVQEARLARVRRERDPARTAAALAALRDTAVTGANSMPAFLECAHAYVTLGEQMDVLKGVYGEYVEPAMV, from the coding sequence ATGACCCAGCCCCCCAACGCCCGCCGAAGCACCAAGAATGAATGGCTGCAAAGTGTATATCAGCCCGCCGTTGCCAAACACCCGGAGCGCAAATACAACCATAAAAATCTGTCGGATATGGAACCCGACCCGATTTATACCGAAGACGATCTACATGATTGGGATTCACAGCGCGACCTCGGCTATCCGGGCGAATTTCCTTATACACGTGGCGTGCAGTCCAGCGTGTACCGGGGCAAACTCTGGACGATGAGGATGTTTGCGGGTTTTGGCAGTGCCGAACAGACCAACGAGCGTTTTCGTGCACTCTTGCGGGCCGGACAAACAGGCCTGAGTACGGCCTTCGACTTGCCCACGCTGATGGGCTACGACTCCGATCATCCATTTAGCAAAGGGGAGGTGGGCAAATGCGGAGTCGCCGTTGCCAGCCTTGCCGATATGGAAATCTTGTTTCAGGGCATTGACCCAGAACAGGTCACCACGTCTATGACCATCAACAGCCCCGCCAATGCAATCTGGGCCATGTACATTGCCAACGCCCAAAAGCAAGGTAAAGACCTGACCAAAATCGGCGGAACCATCCAAAACGATATCCTCAAAGAGTTTATTGCTCAGAAGGAATTTATCTATCCGCCCTCGCCCAGCGTGAAACTGGTCATCGATACCTTTGAATGGGGCCCCAAAGTGGTGCCGAGATGGAACTTTATTTCGGTCAGCGGGTATCACATCAGAGAAGCGGGCGCGACGGGCGTGCAGGAGTTGGCCTTTACCTTGGCCGACGGCTTTCACTATGTAGAGAAGGCGCTGGAGCGCGGGCTGGATATAGACGAATTCGCGCCGCGCATCTCGTTTTTCTGGGACATTCACAACGACTTTTTTGAAGAAATTGCCAAGTTGCGGGCGGCCCGCCGTATCTGGGCGCGGCAGATGCGTGACCGCTACGGCGCAAAAAATCCCAAATCGTGGATGCTGAGAACACATTCCCAGACCGCTGGAGTGAGTCTGCCCGCACAGCAGCCGCTGAACAACATTGCGCGGGTGGCGATTCAGGCACTCGCCGCTGTGCTGGGCGGCACGCAAAGCCTGCACACCGACGCCTTCGACGAGGCACTGGCCCTACCCACCGAAGAAGCCGCGACTATTGCTCTCAGAACGCAGCAGATCATCGCCTACGAGACGGGTGTGGCGGGTGTGGTTGACCCATTGGCGGGCAGCTATTACGTGGAAAAATTGACCAATGACATAGAAGCTGCCGCGCTGGGCTACATCGAACAGATTCGCGCGATGGGCGGCGTGGAAGTCGGCATCGACAACGGCTTTTTCCAGCTGGAAATGGCTGAGGCGGCCTACCGCTACCAGCGCGAAGTGGAGAAAAAGAGCCGAATCATCGTGGGTGTGAACGACTTTGTGCAGGACGCCGTGCAGGTGCCGCTGCAACTGATCGACCCGGAAGTGGAGCGTGTGCAGGAAGCACGGCTGGCACGGGTTCGGCGCGAACGCGACCCGGCCCGCACCGCCGCAGCGTTGGCCGCTCTGAGGGACACCGCCGTCACCGGAGCCAATTCCATGCCTGCGTTTCTGGAATGTGCCCATGCATATGTGACGCTGGGCGAGCAGATGGACGTGCTGAAGGGCGTGTACGGGGAATACGTAGAACCCGCGATGGTGTAA
- the typA gene encoding translational GTPase TypA: MEYRNIAIIAHVDHGKTTLVDGLLKQTLKLGHGEEIAERAMDSNDLEKERGITILAKNTAVEYKGIKINIVDTPGHADFGGEVERVLGMVDGALVLVDAAEGPMPQTRFVLRKAIELGLKIVVVINKIDRQDARIEEVVNLTFDLMAELGASDDQLDFPILYAVAREGKAYKDLESPQEDMHELFEMVLEYIPSPPVKVDEPFQMVVTNLDYSEYLGRIVLGRIQRGTVKKGEFVQLIHKDGTMTKSRIVQPFTHMGLRRIEADSVSAGDIVALAGIEDAQIGETVADLADPEALPIITVDEPTVSMTFQPNTSPFAGKEGKYVTSRHLNDRLKREVMTNVSLKVEELRPDEFKVSGRGELHLSILLETMRREGYEVQVGSPQVIIRDIDGEKHEPVEHLVIDVPEHHSSAVIGILSSRKGQMVNMEPQGKRTRVEFKIPSRALFGFRTHFLSMTQGEGIMSHIFDGYAPWAGELKTRQNGSLVSMEDGTAFAYSIWKLQDRGNFFIDAGADVYVGMIVGENAREQDMNVNVCKNKKLTNVRSSGADDALTLIPPKRMSLEDALEYISDDELVELTPQSIRLRKKVLNPSMRK, encoded by the coding sequence ATGGAATACCGGAATATTGCGATCATTGCACACGTCGATCACGGCAAAACCACGCTGGTAGACGGACTTCTCAAGCAAACCCTGAAACTCGGTCACGGTGAAGAAATTGCCGAACGCGCCATGGACAGCAACGATCTTGAAAAAGAGCGTGGCATTACCATCCTGGCGAAAAACACCGCCGTGGAGTACAAGGGCATCAAAATCAACATCGTAGACACCCCCGGACACGCCGATTTCGGCGGAGAAGTGGAGCGCGTGTTGGGCATGGTGGACGGCGCGTTGGTGCTGGTGGACGCTGCCGAAGGCCCTATGCCCCAGACCCGTTTCGTGCTGCGTAAGGCTATCGAACTGGGCCTGAAAATCGTGGTGGTCATCAACAAGATTGACCGTCAGGACGCCCGTATCGAAGAAGTCGTCAACCTGACGTTTGACCTGATGGCCGAACTCGGTGCCAGCGACGACCAGTTGGATTTCCCCATCCTGTACGCCGTGGCCCGTGAAGGCAAGGCTTATAAGGATCTGGAAAGCCCGCAGGAAGATATGCACGAACTGTTCGAGATGGTTCTGGAGTACATTCCCAGCCCTCCCGTGAAAGTGGACGAGCCGTTCCAGATGGTCGTCACCAACCTCGATTACTCCGAGTACCTGGGGCGCATCGTGTTGGGCCGCATTCAGCGCGGTACCGTCAAGAAGGGCGAATTCGTCCAACTGATTCACAAAGACGGCACCATGACCAAGTCGCGCATCGTGCAGCCGTTTACCCATATGGGTCTGCGCCGCATCGAGGCCGACAGCGTCAGCGCGGGCGACATCGTGGCGCTTGCTGGCATCGAGGATGCGCAGATCGGAGAAACCGTCGCCGATCTTGCCGATCCCGAGGCCTTGCCCATCATCACGGTGGACGAACCCACCGTGTCGATGACCTTCCAGCCCAACACCAGCCCGTTTGCAGGCAAGGAAGGCAAGTACGTCACCTCCCGCCACCTGAATGACCGCCTGAAGCGCGAAGTGATGACCAATGTGTCGCTGAAAGTGGAAGAACTGCGCCCCGACGAATTTAAAGTCAGCGGACGCGGCGAGCTTCACCTCAGCATTCTGTTGGAAACCATGCGCCGCGAAGGTTACGAAGTGCAGGTCGGATCGCCTCAGGTCATCATCCGCGACATTGACGGCGAGAAGCATGAGCCTGTCGAGCATCTCGTAATCGACGTGCCTGAGCATCACTCCAGCGCCGTCATCGGTATCCTCAGCTCCCGCAAGGGCCAGATGGTAAACATGGAGCCTCAGGGCAAGCGCACCCGCGTGGAATTCAAGATTCCCAGCCGCGCCCTCTTCGGTTTCCGCACCCACTTCCTGTCCATGACGCAGGGCGAAGGCATCATGAGCCATATCTTCGACGGCTACGCGCCCTGGGCCGGAGAACTGAAAACCCGCCAGAACGGTTCGCTGGTCAGCATGGAAGACGGCACCGCGTTCGCCTACTCCATCTGGAAACTGCAAGACCGGGGTAACTTCTTTATCGACGCTGGCGCTGACGTGTACGTGGGCATGATCGTAGGCGAAAACGCCCGCGAGCAGGACATGAACGTGAACGTCTGCAAGAACAAGAAGCTCACCAACGTGCGCTCCAGCGGGGCCGACGACGCCCTGACGCTCATTCCGCCCAAGCGCATGAGCCTCGAAGACGCTTTGGAGTACATCAGCGACGATGAACTCGTGGAACTGACGCCTCAGAGCATCCGTCTGCGGAAAAAGGTCTTGAACCCGAGCATGCGTAAGTAA
- the glgC gene encoding glucose-1-phosphate adenylyltransferase: MKPRVLGMILAGGQGSRLAPLTQKRSKPAVPFGSKYRIIDFAINNFMNSGMFSIYVLTQYKAQSLTEHIQRGWRFGTFLSDYFITLVPAQMYRLEELGPVWYRGTADAVYQNMHLIDNYDADYVAIFSGDHIYKMNVEHMLQTHIDSRADITIAAYPMPQSQAHQFGVMHVNERWKVTDFLEKPKDPPSIPGREGVSLTSMGNYIFSRKALDELLETSMSGGEEGFDFGSDVIPRALSDGYNVMAYDFHRNPIPGQAGPNLYWRDVGTLDAYFEANMDLVTVNPEFDIYNPEWPLRTSSEFSPPAKFVHESDGRTGQAFNSIMAGGTIISGATVRDSVLGRNVRLHSYAVVESCVLFDDVEVGRHARLNRVIVDKDVVIPPGTVIGLNREDDLARGFTMTDSGVVVVSKGYTF, from the coding sequence ATGAAGCCGAGAGTATTGGGCATGATTTTGGCGGGTGGGCAGGGGTCACGGCTCGCGCCGCTCACGCAAAAGCGCAGCAAGCCCGCCGTGCCGTTTGGCAGCAAGTACCGCATCATCGATTTCGCCATCAACAACTTTATGAACTCGGGCATGTTCAGCATTTACGTGCTGACTCAGTACAAAGCCCAGAGCCTCACCGAGCATATTCAGCGGGGTTGGCGCTTCGGCACCTTCCTCAGCGACTATTTTATTACGCTGGTGCCCGCGCAGATGTACCGCCTGGAAGAGCTCGGCCCCGTGTGGTACCGGGGAACCGCCGACGCCGTGTACCAGAACATGCACCTGATCGACAACTACGACGCCGACTACGTGGCGATTTTCAGCGGCGACCACATCTACAAGATGAACGTGGAGCACATGCTTCAGACCCACATCGACTCCCGCGCCGACATCACCATCGCGGCCTACCCGATGCCCCAGAGTCAGGCGCACCAGTTCGGCGTGATGCACGTGAACGAGCGCTGGAAGGTCACCGACTTTTTGGAAAAACCGAAAGACCCGCCCAGCATTCCCGGACGGGAGGGCGTGAGCCTGACCAGCATGGGAAACTATATTTTCAGCCGCAAGGCGCTGGATGAACTGCTGGAAACCAGCATGTCGGGCGGCGAGGAAGGCTTCGACTTCGGCAGCGACGTGATTCCGCGTGCCCTATCGGACGGCTATAATGTCATGGCCTACGATTTCCACCGTAATCCCATCCCCGGTCAGGCTGGCCCCAACCTGTACTGGCGCGACGTGGGAACGCTGGACGCCTACTTCGAAGCCAACATGGATCTGGTCACGGTCAACCCGGAATTCGATATTTATAACCCCGAATGGCCGCTGCGAACCAGCAGCGAGTTTTCTCCGCCCGCCAAGTTCGTCCACGAGTCCGATGGGCGCACTGGGCAGGCGTTCAACAGCATCATGGCCGGGGGCACCATCATCAGCGGGGCCACGGTTAGAGACAGCGTCTTGGGCCGGAATGTGCGCCTGCACAGCTACGCCGTGGTGGAAAGCTGCGTGCTGTTCGATGACGTGGAAGTGGGCCGCCACGCCCGCCTGAACCGCGTGATCGTGGACAAAGACGTGGTCATTCCGCCCGGAACCGTGATCGGTCTGAACCGCGAAGACGACTTGGCACGGGGCTTCACCATGACCGATAGCGGCGTCGTGGTGGTCTCTAAAGGCTATACGTTCTAA
- a CDS encoding Hsp20/alpha crystallin family protein, giving the protein MNEPVLARLQQLMNLREEVETLGSARPWTPAADWIDGDSHLILLLDVPGVNLDTLALSEEDDTVTIQGERPAPDAALGRVLSAERSGGRFTRTLTFPEAVLPQSGEARLSAGVLTIQFEKRHPTIDATAQELADETES; this is encoded by the coding sequence ATGAATGAGCCTGTGCTTGCCCGCCTGCAACAGCTGATGAACCTGCGCGAAGAGGTGGAGACGCTGGGGAGCGCCCGCCCGTGGACGCCTGCCGCCGACTGGATAGACGGCGATTCTCACCTGATCTTGCTGCTGGACGTGCCGGGCGTGAATCTGGATACGCTGGCCTTGTCGGAAGAAGACGACACCGTGACCATTCAGGGCGAGCGGCCCGCGCCCGACGCCGCGCTGGGGCGGGTGCTGAGCGCCGAGCGTTCGGGGGGCAGATTTACGCGCACGCTGACATTTCCGGAAGCCGTGCTGCCCCAGAGCGGCGAGGCCCGCCTGAGCGCCGGAGTGCTGACCATCCAATTTGAAAAGCGCCACCCCACGATTGACGCCACCGCGCAGGAGCTTGCGGACGAGACAGAGAGCTAG
- a CDS encoding GNAT family N-acetyltransferase: MTSPTLPTTSALAQFSLAAQHPVSLGWCSESERLSNLADEHAFDLQLATDLELAANRAQWMNISQPPEAFLNQWLSVRPDLDAMLSIRFEGANPAKPFVDVSATTRPVLAADLPTLSALAHHTYAAFTPQRLRFWSSAEAGAFGGTQPDMRVLAVPVRELQGRSTPPELSLRPTLDSSQLETAREAYADVDRLHPAHPGQARILSEEDLQETIEAGTMFDVLRDGEWVGYVGARVETLCGLPAYVVQELILIPSTRGNGFGAFLTPMLAEHLPEQERVMMGTIHVGNKGSLQAALRAGRHDIGGWSWLPPL, from the coding sequence GTGACTTCACCAACCCTGCCTACCACCTCAGCCCTCGCCCAGTTCAGCCTTGCCGCCCAGCATCCGGTCAGTCTGGGGTGGTGTTCGGAATCAGAGCGCCTGAGCAATCTGGCCGACGAACACGCCTTCGATCTGCAACTGGCAACCGATCTGGAGTTGGCGGCTAACCGCGCCCAGTGGATGAACATTTCGCAGCCGCCAGAAGCGTTCCTGAATCAGTGGCTCTCGGTACGGCCTGACCTTGACGCCATGCTCAGCATCCGGTTTGAGGGCGCGAATCCCGCTAAGCCTTTTGTGGATGTGAGCGCCACAACGCGCCCCGTGCTGGCCGCCGATCTGCCCACGCTATCTGCTTTGGCGCACCACACTTATGCAGCGTTTACTCCCCAGCGTCTCCGGTTCTGGTCATCTGCCGAAGCGGGAGCTTTTGGGGGCACACAGCCTGACATGCGTGTGCTGGCCGTGCCCGTGCGCGAATTGCAAGGCCGATCCACTCCGCCAGAATTGTCGCTGCGGCCCACGCTGGATAGCTCCCAACTGGAAACGGCGCGTGAGGCTTATGCCGATGTAGACCGCCTGCATCCGGCGCATCCCGGTCAGGCCCGCATCTTGTCTGAAGAAGATTTGCAAGAGACGATTGAGGCGGGAACTATGTTCGACGTGCTGCGAGATGGCGAGTGGGTGGGGTACGTGGGGGCGAGAGTTGAAACCCTCTGTGGCCTGCCCGCCTATGTGGTGCAGGAACTCATTTTAATTCCCAGTACGCGGGGCAACGGCTTCGGCGCGTTCCTGACTCCGATGCTGGCTGAACATCTTCCAGAACAAGAGCGGGTGATGATGGGCACGATTCACGTCGGTAATAAAGGCTCTTTGCAGGCTGCTTTGCGTGCAGGCAGGCACGACATCGGCGGCTGGTCATGGCTCCCCCCACTGTGA
- a CDS encoding DUF1540 domain-containing protein codes for MNDTSKSLVSRCDATSCRYNEDMQCHAGQIEVQMVMGEMGAQMAHCMTFAPEDGADMTQGMQANPGHD; via the coding sequence ATGAATGACACCTCTAAATCTTTAGTTAGCCGTTGCGACGCCACTTCTTGCCGCTATAACGAAGATATGCAGTGCCACGCCGGACAGATTGAAGTTCAGATGGTGATGGGCGAGATGGGCGCACAGATGGCCCACTGCATGACCTTCGCGCCCGAAGATGGGGCCGATATGACGCAGGGCATGCAGGCCAATCCCGGTCACGACTGA
- the miaA gene encoding tRNA (adenosine(37)-N6)-dimethylallyltransferase MiaA translates to MSVPPVPHLPALPILAAPTAAGKTALALQLAAQHDLEIIAADAFTVYRGLDIGTAKPSAAERGAAPHHLLDVADVQEEYDVGRYVHDAEAAIGGVLARGNIPLIVGGTGFYLSALTRGLPLTPPSEPEMRAEVEADLAARGLDALLADIAAANPAEAVRMQRNPRRVVRALEVYRHTGRFPGEFGRTQPAFSYQVTAFTRPAAELEERISGRVGTMLAQGWPEEAAWLASHLDPEILPRPTAWQALGYREALAVSQGNLTVQAAQQVITLATRQYAKRQLTWARTQLAAPPITPAQAAESLTAQLAQWPTAQWRPARPI, encoded by the coding sequence ATGTCTGTCCCGCCTGTCCCGCACCTTCCTGCTCTGCCCATTCTGGCCGCTCCCACCGCTGCCGGAAAAACGGCACTGGCGCTGCAATTGGCGGCCCAGCATGATCTGGAAATTATCGCCGCCGACGCTTTTACCGTGTACCGGGGCCTGGATATCGGTACGGCCAAGCCCAGCGCCGCCGAACGTGGGGCCGCGCCGCATCACCTGTTGGATGTGGCTGACGTGCAGGAAGAGTATGACGTGGGCCGCTACGTGCACGATGCTGAGGCGGCCATTGGTGGCGTGCTGGCGCGGGGAAATATCCCGCTCATCGTCGGCGGCACTGGGTTTTACCTGAGCGCCCTGACGCGGGGATTGCCGCTCACGCCGCCCTCCGAGCCAGAGATGCGGGCCGAGGTAGAAGCTGACCTCGCCGCACGCGGGTTGGACGCGCTTCTGGCCGATATTGCCGCTGCCAACCCCGCTGAGGCCGTGCGGATGCAGCGCAACCCCCGCCGCGTCGTCCGGGCGCTGGAAGTGTACCGCCACACTGGGCGCTTTCCCGGCGAGTTTGGCCGCACGCAGCCAGCATTTTCCTACCAGGTCACTGCCTTTACCCGGCCCGCCGCCGAGTTAGAAGAACGCATCAGCGGGCGCGTGGGCACAATGCTGGCGCAGGGTTGGCCCGAAGAAGCGGCATGGTTGGCCTCCCACCTCGATCCAGAAATCTTGCCCCGGCCTACCGCGTGGCAAGCCCTCGGCTACCGCGAGGCATTGGCCGTATCGCAGGGCAATTTGACCGTGCAGGCCGCGCAACAGGTCATTACGCTGGCGACCCGCCAATATGCCAAACGTCAACTGACTTGGGCACGCACGCAGTTGGCCGCCCCACCCATTACGCCTGCACAGGCCGCCGAGTCGCTGACGGCTCAGCTGGCCCAGTGGCCTACCGCACAGTGGCGTCCAGCACGTCCGATTTAG